A single region of the Streptomyces sp. ITFR-16 genome encodes:
- a CDS encoding DUF2752 domain-containing protein — translation MPGQGPPVFPPAPVPASRLRRIAAPAGVLAVVAGAFAYVGSVDPNEPGHYPVCPLLRFAGIYCPGCGGLRSAHAVAHGDLAAALGSNALAVVGYALFAVLWVLWTVRAAAGRPVRIDLKPVHWWGIGAVLLIFTVVRNLPFGSALAP, via the coding sequence GTGCCCGGCCAGGGGCCGCCGGTCTTCCCGCCCGCCCCCGTGCCCGCCTCGCGGCTGCGCCGGATCGCCGCCCCGGCCGGGGTCCTGGCCGTCGTCGCCGGGGCCTTCGCGTACGTGGGCTCCGTCGACCCGAACGAGCCGGGCCACTACCCGGTCTGTCCGCTGCTCCGGTTCGCCGGGATCTACTGCCCCGGCTGCGGCGGGCTGCGCAGCGCCCACGCCGTCGCCCACGGCGACCTCGCGGCGGCGCTCGGCTCCAACGCCCTGGCCGTCGTCGGCTATGCGCTCTTCGCCGTGCTCTGGGTCCTGTGGACCGTGCGCGCCGCCGCCGGCAGGCCGGTGCGGATCGACCTGAAGCCGGTGCACTGGTGGGGGATCGGAGCCGTGCTGCTGATCTTCACCGTCGTCCGGAACCTGCCGTTCGGATCGGCGCTCGCGCCGTGA
- a CDS encoding anthranilate synthase component I — protein MDLDTFRKLAVDRRVIPVTRRLLADGDTPVGLYRKLAGERTGTFLLESAENGRTWSRYSFIGVRSAATLTTRDGEAHWDGTPPVGVPVDGDPLQALRATIETLHTPHDQESGLPPFTGGMVGYLGYDIVRRLERIGESGGDDLRLPELTMLLTSDLAVLDHWDGSVLLIANAINHNDLATGVDEAYTDAVARLDAMEQDLRRPVENAPAVLPPSELPPYTALWGGKAYQDAVEDVKERIRAGEAFQVVPSQRFETPCTASALDVYRVLRATNPSPYMYLFRFDGFDVAGSSPEALVKVEDGRAMVHPIAGTRHRGATPQEDQALADELLADPKERAEHLMLVDLGRNDLGRVCEPGSVEVVDFMSIERYSHVMHIVSTVTGKVAEGRTAFDVLTACFPAGTLSGAPKPRAMQIIEELEPTRRGLYGGCVGYLDFAGDSDTAIAIRTALLRDGTAYVQAGAGVVADSDPVAEDTECRNKAAAVLRAVHTANRLRDSGRRA, from the coding sequence ATGGACCTCGACACCTTCCGCAAGCTGGCCGTCGACCGGCGCGTCATCCCCGTCACCCGCCGGCTCCTCGCGGACGGCGACACCCCGGTCGGCCTCTACCGCAAGCTCGCGGGCGAGCGCACCGGCACCTTCCTCCTGGAATCCGCGGAGAACGGCCGCACCTGGTCGCGCTACTCCTTCATCGGCGTCCGCAGCGCCGCCACGCTCACCACCCGCGACGGCGAGGCCCACTGGGACGGCACCCCGCCCGTCGGCGTCCCGGTCGACGGCGACCCCCTCCAGGCCCTGCGCGCCACCATCGAGACCCTGCACACCCCGCACGACCAGGAATCCGGCCTCCCGCCCTTCACCGGCGGCATGGTCGGCTACCTCGGCTACGACATCGTGCGCCGGCTGGAGAGGATCGGCGAGAGCGGCGGCGACGACCTGAGGCTCCCCGAGCTGACCATGCTGCTCACCTCCGACCTCGCGGTCCTGGACCACTGGGACGGCAGCGTCCTGCTCATCGCCAACGCCATCAACCACAACGACCTGGCCACCGGCGTCGACGAGGCGTACACCGACGCCGTCGCCCGGCTCGACGCGATGGAGCAGGACCTGCGCCGCCCCGTCGAGAACGCCCCGGCCGTGCTGCCGCCCTCCGAGCTCCCGCCGTACACCGCGCTGTGGGGCGGCAAGGCCTACCAGGACGCCGTCGAGGACGTGAAGGAGCGCATCAGGGCGGGCGAGGCCTTCCAGGTCGTCCCCTCCCAACGCTTCGAGACCCCGTGCACCGCGAGCGCCCTGGACGTCTACCGGGTGCTGCGGGCCACCAACCCCTCGCCGTACATGTACCTCTTCCGCTTCGACGGCTTCGACGTCGCGGGCTCCAGCCCCGAGGCGCTCGTCAAGGTCGAGGACGGCCGGGCGATGGTCCACCCCATCGCCGGCACCCGGCACCGGGGCGCCACCCCGCAGGAGGACCAGGCGCTCGCCGACGAACTCCTCGCCGACCCCAAGGAACGCGCCGAGCACCTGATGCTCGTCGACCTCGGCCGCAACGACCTGGGCCGGGTCTGCGAACCCGGCAGCGTCGAGGTCGTCGACTTCATGTCGATCGAGCGGTACTCCCATGTGATGCACATCGTGTCCACGGTCACCGGGAAGGTCGCCGAGGGCCGCACCGCCTTCGACGTTCTCACCGCCTGCTTCCCGGCCGGCACCCTCTCCGGCGCCCCCAAGCCCCGCGCCATGCAGATCATCGAGGAACTCGAACCCACCCGCCGGGGGCTGTACGGCGGCTGCGTCGGCTACCTCGACTTCGCCGGGGACTCCGACACCGCCATCGCGATCCGCACCGCCCTGCTGCGCGACGGCACGGCCTACGTCCAGGCCGGCGCCGGGGTCGTCGCCGACTCCGACCCGGTCGCCGAGGACACCGAGTGCCGCAACAAGGCCGCGGCGGTGCTGCGCGCCGTCCACACGGCCAACCGGCTACGGGACAGCGGCCGGCGCGCCTAG
- the trpA gene encoding tryptophan synthase subunit alpha: MSGNIALLNSTLATARAEDRAALIAYLPAGFPTVDGGIEAVKAVVAGGADIVEVGLPHSDPVLDGPVIQTADDIALRGGVKIADVMRTVREAYEATGVPILVMTYWNPIDRYGVERFTAELAEAGGAGCILPDLPVQESALWREHAEKHGLATVFVVAPSSKDERLATITAAGSGFVYAASLMGVTGTRASVGEQAQDLVRRTRATTDIPVCVGLGVSNADQAAEVAGFADGVIVGSAFVKRMLDAPDGPAGLEAVRSLAADLAEGVRKR, from the coding sequence GTGAGCGGCAACATCGCACTGCTGAACAGCACGCTCGCCACCGCACGGGCCGAGGACCGGGCCGCGCTGATCGCCTATCTGCCGGCCGGCTTCCCGACCGTGGACGGCGGCATCGAGGCGGTCAAGGCCGTCGTCGCCGGCGGCGCCGACATCGTCGAGGTGGGGCTGCCGCACAGCGACCCCGTGCTCGACGGCCCGGTCATCCAGACCGCCGACGACATCGCGCTGCGCGGCGGCGTGAAGATCGCCGACGTGATGCGCACGGTGCGCGAGGCGTACGAGGCGACCGGCGTCCCGATCCTCGTCATGACGTACTGGAACCCGATCGACCGGTACGGCGTCGAGCGCTTCACCGCCGAGCTCGCCGAGGCGGGCGGCGCCGGGTGCATCCTGCCCGACCTGCCGGTCCAGGAGTCCGCGCTGTGGCGCGAGCACGCCGAGAAGCACGGTCTGGCGACCGTCTTCGTCGTCGCGCCCAGCAGCAAGGACGAGCGCCTCGCCACCATCACGGCGGCGGGCTCCGGCTTCGTCTACGCCGCCTCGCTGATGGGGGTCACCGGTACCCGCGCCTCGGTCGGCGAGCAGGCCCAGGACCTGGTGCGGCGCACCCGCGCCACCACGGACATCCCGGTCTGTGTCGGCCTCGGCGTGTCCAACGCCGACCAGGCGGCCGAGGTCGCGGGCTTCGCCGACGGCGTCATCGTCGGCTCGGCCTTCGTCAAGCGGATGCTGGACGCGCCCGACGGGCCGGCCGGCCTGGAAGCCGTCCGCTCACTGGCGGCCGATCTGGCCGAAGGTGTTCGAAAGCGCTGA
- a CDS encoding CoA ester lyase, protein MTAATPLTWLYVPGDRPDVVRKAAVSGADVVIVDLEDAVAPDRKEYARAATAELLSDPASATAAPVHVRVNDEADVLALAGLPGLAELRLPKITHAASVHHIAALAPGVALCPLLESALGIEHAYSVAAAHPQVRAIALGEADLRADLGVREDAGLDWSRSRVVVAARAAGLAPPAQSVFPDVRDLDGLWSSCAHGRSLGFLGRSAIHPRQLPVIERAFRPTPQEIEAAQEIVEAAVTQAGAQALPDGRFVDAAVVAQAHRTLALAGRGRER, encoded by the coding sequence GTGACCGCGGCGACCCCTCTCACCTGGCTGTACGTGCCCGGGGACCGGCCGGACGTGGTCCGCAAGGCGGCGGTGTCCGGGGCGGACGTGGTGATCGTCGACCTGGAGGACGCGGTCGCCCCGGACCGCAAGGAGTACGCCCGCGCGGCCACCGCGGAGCTGCTGTCGGACCCGGCGTCCGCCACGGCGGCGCCGGTCCATGTCCGGGTCAACGACGAGGCGGACGTCCTGGCGCTGGCCGGGCTGCCGGGCCTGGCCGAGCTGCGGCTGCCGAAGATCACCCATGCCGCGTCCGTCCACCACATCGCGGCGCTGGCCCCCGGTGTCGCGCTCTGTCCGCTCCTGGAGTCGGCCCTCGGCATCGAGCACGCCTACTCGGTGGCCGCCGCCCACCCCCAGGTCCGCGCGATCGCCCTGGGCGAGGCGGACCTCCGCGCCGATCTCGGGGTACGGGAGGACGCGGGGCTCGACTGGTCGCGCAGCCGGGTGGTGGTCGCGGCCCGGGCGGCCGGGCTGGCCCCGCCCGCCCAGTCGGTGTTCCCGGACGTGCGGGACCTGGACGGCCTGTGGTCCTCGTGCGCGCACGGCCGGTCGCTCGGCTTCCTCGGCCGGTCGGCGATCCATCCCCGGCAGCTGCCGGTGATCGAACGCGCCTTCCGGCCGACGCCGCAGGAGATCGAGGCGGCCCAGGAAATCGTCGAGGCGGCCGTCACCCAGGCGGGCGCCCAGGCCCTCCCGGACGGCCGCTTCGTGGACGCGGCGGTGGTGGCCCAGGCCCACCGCACACTGGCCCTGGCCGGCCGGGGACGGGAACGGTGA
- the trpM gene encoding tryptophan biosynthesis modulator TrpM, translating to MSADRSVPRVRPGLRPAGARRPLGRDPHAPLARGCRPRGCRAPARRVHGRRVRYVIGDEPGQVNGMRWRTGSAQ from the coding sequence ATGTCCGCCGACCGTTCCGTGCCCCGCGTCCGGCCGGGCCTGCGCCCCGCCGGGGCGCGCCGGCCGCTGGGACGCGACCCGCACGCGCCGCTGGCGCGCGGCTGCCGCCCCCGCGGCTGCCGCGCCCCCGCGCGCCGGGTGCACGGCCGACGGGTGCGGTACGTGATCGGTGACGAACCCGGTCAGGTCAACGGCATGCGATGGCGCACGGGGTCCGCGCAGTAG
- the trpB gene encoding tryptophan synthase subunit beta, with protein MSSDFFIPDPEGLIPSAEGYFGAYGGKFIPEALVAAVDEVAVEYDKAKADPAFAAELNELMVDYTGRPSALTEVPRFAEHAGGARIFLKREDLNHTGSHKINNVLGQALLTKRMGKTRVIAETGAGQHGVATATACALFGLDCTIYMGEIDTERQALNVARMRMLGAEVIAVKSGSRTLKDAINEAFRDWVANVDRTHYLFGTVAGPHPFPAMVRDFHRVIGVEARRQILERAGRLPDAAVACVGGGSNAIGLFHAFIPDAGVRLIGCEPGGHGVETGEHAATLTAGEPGILHGSRSYVLQDEEGQITEPYSISAGLDYPGIGPEHAYLKDVGRGEYRAVTDDAAMQALRLLSRTEGIIPAIESAHALAGALEVGRELGKDGLILVNLSGRGDKDMDTAARYFGLYDADAAVEADADSATAEIEGDAK; from the coding sequence ATGTCGTCCGACTTCTTCATCCCGGACCCGGAGGGTCTGATCCCCAGCGCCGAGGGGTACTTCGGCGCGTACGGCGGAAAGTTCATCCCGGAGGCGCTCGTCGCCGCCGTGGACGAGGTCGCCGTCGAGTACGACAAGGCGAAGGCCGACCCCGCCTTCGCCGCCGAGCTCAACGAGCTCATGGTCGACTACACCGGCCGCCCCAGCGCCCTGACCGAGGTCCCGCGCTTCGCGGAGCACGCGGGCGGCGCCCGGATCTTCCTCAAGCGCGAGGACCTGAACCACACCGGCTCGCACAAGATCAACAACGTGCTGGGCCAGGCGCTGCTCACCAAGCGCATGGGCAAGACCCGAGTCATCGCCGAGACCGGGGCCGGCCAGCACGGCGTCGCCACCGCGACCGCCTGCGCGCTCTTCGGCCTCGACTGCACCATCTACATGGGCGAGATCGACACCGAGCGCCAGGCGCTCAACGTGGCGCGCATGCGGATGCTCGGCGCCGAGGTCATCGCCGTGAAGTCCGGCTCCCGCACCCTCAAGGACGCCATCAACGAGGCGTTCCGCGACTGGGTCGCCAACGTGGACCGCACCCACTACCTGTTCGGTACGGTCGCCGGCCCGCACCCCTTCCCCGCCATGGTCCGCGACTTCCACCGCGTGATCGGCGTCGAGGCCAGGCGGCAGATCCTGGAGCGGGCCGGACGGCTGCCGGACGCCGCGGTCGCCTGCGTCGGCGGCGGCTCCAACGCCATCGGCCTCTTCCACGCCTTCATCCCCGACGCCGGGGTCCGCCTCATCGGCTGCGAGCCCGGCGGACACGGCGTGGAGACCGGCGAGCACGCGGCCACCCTGACCGCGGGCGAGCCCGGCATCCTGCACGGCTCGCGCAGCTACGTCCTCCAGGACGAGGAGGGCCAGATCACCGAGCCGTACTCCATCTCGGCCGGTCTGGACTACCCGGGCATCGGCCCCGAGCACGCGTACCTCAAGGACGTCGGCCGCGGCGAGTACCGCGCGGTCACCGACGACGCGGCCATGCAGGCGCTGCGCCTGCTCTCGCGCACCGAGGGCATCATCCCGGCCATCGAGAGCGCGCACGCGCTGGCGGGGGCCCTGGAGGTCGGCAGGGAACTCGGCAAGGACGGCCTGATCCTGGTCAACCTCTCCGGCCGGGGCGACAAGGACATGGACACGGCGGCACGGTACTTCGGGCTGTACGACGCGGACGCGGCCGTCGAGGCGGACGCGGACAGCGCGACCGCGGAGATCGAGGGGGACGCCAAGTGA
- a CDS encoding CoA transferase yields MSGQSAAPLTGLRVVDLATLFAGPLAATMLGDFGAEVIKVEHPSRPDPSRGHGPAKDGIGLWWKLLGRNKRNLTLDLSCPDGRDVLLRLAAETDVVVENFRPGTLERWGLGPKELHAVNPRLVLVRVTGFGQFGPYSHRPGFGTLAEAMSGFAAITGEPDGPPTLPPFGLADSIAALATAFAVMAALAGRDRTGEGQVVDMAIIEPILTVLGAQPLWYDQLGYVQPRTGNRSRNNAPRNTYRTSDGQWVAVSTSAQSVAERVMRLVGRAELIEEPWFGSGTTRAEHSDDLDEAVGHWIARHTREEAVSAFEKAEAAIAPVHDIREVMEDPQYRALDSITEVDDPELGPLRMQNVLFRLSATPGAIRWAGRPHGADTEEILTELGLSGPEISALRAERVL; encoded by the coding sequence GTGAGCGGGCAGTCAGCGGCTCCGCTGACCGGACTGCGCGTCGTCGACCTCGCCACGCTCTTCGCGGGGCCCCTGGCGGCCACGATGCTGGGCGACTTCGGCGCCGAGGTGATCAAGGTCGAGCACCCGAGCCGGCCCGACCCGTCCCGGGGGCACGGTCCCGCCAAGGACGGGATCGGGCTGTGGTGGAAGCTGCTCGGCCGCAACAAGCGCAATCTGACCCTCGACCTGTCCTGCCCGGACGGGCGCGACGTCCTGCTGCGGCTGGCCGCCGAGACGGATGTGGTCGTCGAGAACTTCCGGCCGGGCACGCTGGAGCGATGGGGGCTCGGCCCGAAGGAGCTGCACGCCGTCAACCCCCGGCTGGTGCTGGTCCGGGTCACGGGCTTCGGCCAGTTCGGCCCGTACTCCCACCGGCCGGGCTTCGGCACGCTCGCGGAGGCGATGAGCGGCTTCGCGGCGATCACCGGGGAGCCGGACGGTCCGCCGACCCTGCCGCCGTTCGGGCTCGCCGACTCGATCGCGGCGCTCGCCACGGCCTTCGCCGTGATGGCCGCCCTGGCGGGCCGGGACCGCACCGGCGAGGGCCAGGTCGTCGACATGGCGATCATCGAACCGATCCTGACCGTGCTCGGCGCGCAGCCGCTCTGGTACGACCAGCTCGGCTACGTCCAGCCGCGCACCGGCAACCGCTCGCGCAACAACGCCCCGCGCAACACCTACCGCACCTCGGACGGGCAGTGGGTGGCCGTCTCCACCTCCGCGCAGTCCGTCGCGGAGCGGGTGATGCGCCTGGTGGGCCGGGCGGAGCTGATCGAGGAGCCGTGGTTCGGCTCCGGCACCACCCGCGCCGAGCACAGCGACGATCTCGACGAGGCGGTCGGCCACTGGATCGCCCGGCACACCCGGGAGGAGGCGGTCTCCGCGTTCGAGAAGGCGGAGGCGGCCATCGCGCCCGTCCACGACATCCGCGAGGTGATGGAGGACCCGCAGTACCGGGCCCTGGACTCCATCACGGAGGTCGACGACCCGGAGCTGGGACCGCTGCGGATGCAGAACGTCCTCTTCCGGCTCTCCGCGACCCCGGGGGCGATCCGCTGGGCGGGGCGCCCGCACGGCGCCGACACCGAGGAGATCCTCACCGAGCTGGGCCTGAGCGGGCCGGAGATCTCGGCGCTGCGGGCGGAGCGGGTGCTGTGA
- a CDS encoding TIGR02234 family membrane protein, which produces MEGVSAVPVPQPRAEAAAASDSPGSRRSLAAGLLLGAAGATVVLLSSGQTWAEGKASVGGGALALSAEGQDVTGVPAALAIVGLAALVAVFAVRAGSRLLVAGLLALSGLGAALSAYLGAFDSDALDAKAAQSTGDSSATIEALSHTAWPYITAAGGLLILLAGLLALRYGSRWPTMSGRYERDGTPRPRKAPRTAPDPDRPEDLWKALDRGEDPTREA; this is translated from the coding sequence GTGGAGGGCGTGAGTGCTGTCCCCGTACCCCAGCCCCGTGCCGAAGCCGCCGCCGCGTCCGACAGCCCAGGCAGCCGCCGAAGCCTGGCCGCCGGCCTGCTCCTCGGGGCGGCCGGCGCCACTGTCGTCCTGCTCTCCTCCGGGCAGACCTGGGCCGAGGGCAAGGCCTCGGTCGGCGGCGGAGCCCTCGCGCTGAGCGCCGAGGGCCAGGACGTCACCGGCGTGCCCGCCGCCCTCGCCATAGTCGGCCTGGCCGCCCTCGTCGCGGTCTTCGCCGTCCGTGCCGGCAGCCGCCTGCTCGTCGCCGGACTGCTGGCCCTCAGCGGACTCGGCGCCGCCCTGAGCGCCTACCTCGGCGCCTTCGACAGCGACGCGCTCGACGCCAAGGCCGCCCAGAGCACCGGCGACAGCTCCGCCACCATCGAGGCCCTCAGCCACACCGCCTGGCCCTACATCACGGCCGCCGGCGGCCTGCTGATCCTGCTCGCCGGGCTGCTCGCCCTGCGCTACGGCAGCCGCTGGCCCACGATGTCCGGACGGTACGAGCGCGACGGCACCCCGCGCCCCCGCAAGGCCCCCCGCACCGCCCCCGACCCGGACCGGCCCGAGGACCTGTGGAAGGCCCTGGACCGCGGCGAGGACCCGACGCGCGAGGCATGA
- the lgt gene encoding prolipoprotein diacylglyceryl transferase, whose protein sequence is MNLAYIPSPSTGVIDLGPIPLRGYAFCIIIGVFVAVWFGNKRWVARGGRAGTVADIAVWAVPFGLVGGRLYHVITDYQLYFSDGENWVDAFKIWQGGLGIWGAIALGAVGAWIGCRRRGIPLPAWADALAPGIALAQACGRWGNWFNQELYGKQTDLPWALKISEGPNRVAGTYHPTFLYESLWCVGVALLVIWADRRFKLGHGRAFALYVAAYCAGRGWIEYMRVDEAHHILGLRLNVWTAVIVGLLAVAYIVISAKVRPGREEIVEPEAPEAVKGEVGEDADAEAPVEAAEDEDAPKADGTAEAAKG, encoded by the coding sequence ATGAACCTTGCCTACATTCCCAGCCCGTCGACCGGCGTGATCGATCTCGGCCCGATCCCGCTCCGCGGCTACGCGTTCTGCATCATCATCGGTGTCTTCGTCGCCGTCTGGTTCGGCAACAAGCGCTGGGTCGCCCGGGGCGGCCGAGCCGGCACCGTGGCCGACATCGCCGTCTGGGCCGTGCCCTTCGGCCTCGTCGGCGGCAGGCTCTACCACGTCATCACCGACTACCAGCTGTACTTCAGCGACGGTGAGAACTGGGTCGACGCCTTCAAGATCTGGCAGGGCGGCCTCGGTATCTGGGGTGCGATCGCCCTGGGCGCGGTCGGTGCCTGGATCGGCTGCCGCCGCCGGGGCATCCCGCTGCCCGCCTGGGCCGACGCGCTCGCCCCCGGCATCGCCCTGGCCCAGGCCTGCGGCCGCTGGGGCAACTGGTTCAACCAGGAGCTGTACGGGAAGCAGACCGACCTCCCGTGGGCGCTGAAGATCAGCGAGGGCCCCAACCGGGTGGCGGGCACCTACCACCCGACGTTCCTGTACGAGTCGCTGTGGTGCGTCGGTGTGGCGCTCCTGGTGATCTGGGCGGACCGCCGCTTCAAGCTCGGACACGGGCGGGCGTTCGCGCTGTACGTCGCGGCGTACTGCGCGGGGCGCGGCTGGATCGAGTACATGCGCGTCGACGAGGCCCACCACATCCTGGGCCTGCGGCTGAACGTGTGGACCGCCGTGATCGTGGGCCTGCTTGCGGTGGCGTACATCGTGATCTCGGCGAAGGTGCGGCCGGGGCGCGAGGAGATCGTCGAGCCGGAGGCGCCGGAAGCCGTGAAGGGCGAAGTCGGCGAGGACGCGGACGCGGAGGCGCCCGTGGAGGCGGCCGAGGACGAGGACGCGCCCAAGGCGGACGGTACGGCGGAGGCGGCGAAGGGCTGA
- a CDS encoding thioredoxin domain-containing protein: protein MSEKNPEGKRAARDRLIQQREQAKARERRRRTLIVSTAVVGVLGLAAVIGVIAANTGDKGGKDKASGPAVSPSGATGKDSLAIPVGADDAPSTLTVWEDFRCPVCAQFENAFRDTIHQLEQSGQIKVEYHLATLIDGNLGGSGSLKAANAAACAQDAGKFPAYHDVLYRNQPQESDDAFGDNGRLIELAGKVDGLDTPGFRSCVEDGKHDAWVRKSNTAFQNGGFQGTPTALLNGESIFPKKGDEPITVANLKKWVAEANKGKKPGTATPVP from the coding sequence GTGAGCGAGAAGAACCCAGAGGGTAAGAGGGCCGCGCGAGACCGGCTGATCCAGCAGCGCGAGCAGGCGAAGGCGCGCGAGCGCCGCCGCCGCACGCTGATCGTGTCCACGGCCGTGGTGGGGGTCCTCGGGCTGGCCGCCGTCATCGGAGTGATCGCGGCGAACACCGGCGACAAGGGCGGCAAGGACAAGGCGTCGGGCCCGGCCGTCTCCCCGTCCGGCGCGACCGGCAAGGACAGCCTGGCGATCCCCGTCGGCGCGGACGACGCCCCGTCCACGCTCACGGTCTGGGAGGACTTCCGCTGCCCGGTCTGCGCCCAGTTCGAGAACGCCTTCCGCGACACGATCCATCAGTTGGAGCAGAGCGGCCAGATCAAGGTCGAGTACCACCTGGCCACGCTGATCGACGGCAACCTCGGCGGCAGCGGCTCGCTCAAGGCGGCCAACGCGGCGGCCTGCGCCCAGGACGCCGGGAAGTTCCCCGCGTACCACGACGTGCTGTACCGCAACCAGCCCCAGGAGTCCGACGACGCCTTCGGCGACAACGGCAGGCTGATCGAGCTGGCCGGGAAGGTCGACGGGCTCGACACGCCCGGATTCCGCAGCTGTGTCGAGGACGGCAAGCACGACGCGTGGGTCCGCAAGTCCAACACCGCGTTCCAGAACGGCGGCTTCCAGGGCACGCCGACGGCCCTGCTCAACGGCGAGTCGATCTTCCCCAAGAAGGGTGACGAGCCGATCACGGTGGCCAACCTGAAGAAGTGGGTCGCCGAGGCCAACAAGGGCAAGAAGCCGGGCACGGCGACGCCGGTTCCTTAG
- a CDS encoding HGxxPAAW family protein, with translation MAGSSHGHTPAAWTGVIIAFIGFCIAGVFMVAANPLGFWAGMAVVVLGGVVGLAMKAAGLGMPKESADVAAARARAGQAQTS, from the coding sequence ATGGCGGGCAGCAGCCACGGACACACCCCGGCCGCCTGGACCGGTGTCATCATCGCCTTCATCGGCTTCTGCATCGCGGGCGTCTTCATGGTCGCGGCCAACCCGCTCGGCTTCTGGGCCGGCATGGCCGTCGTCGTCCTCGGCGGTGTCGTCGGTCTCGCGATGAAGGCGGCCGGCCTCGGCATGCCGAAGGAGTCGGCGGACGTGGCGGCGGCCCGGGCCCGCGCCGGACAGGCCCAGACCTCCTGA
- the trpC gene encoding indole-3-glycerol phosphate synthase TrpC — translation MSVLDEIIDGVRADLAERQARVSLDELKERAARAPQAKDGVAALRGEGVTVICEVKRSSPSKGALAAIADPAALAADYEAGGASVISVLTEQRRFGGSLADLEAVRAKVDIPILRKDFIVTSYQLWEARAYGADLALLIVAALDQEALVSLIERAESIGLTPLVEAHDEEEAERAVDAGARIIGVNARNLKDLKVDRSTFERVAPEIPDRIVKVAESGVRGPHDLIAYANAGADAVLVGESLVTGRDPRAAVADLVAAGAHPALRHGRG, via the coding sequence GTGAGTGTGCTCGACGAGATCATCGACGGCGTCCGCGCCGACCTCGCGGAGCGGCAGGCGCGCGTCAGCCTCGACGAGCTCAAGGAACGCGCGGCCCGCGCTCCCCAGGCCAAGGACGGAGTCGCCGCCCTGCGCGGCGAGGGCGTGACCGTCATCTGCGAGGTCAAGCGCTCCAGCCCCTCCAAGGGCGCGCTCGCCGCCATCGCCGACCCGGCCGCGCTCGCCGCGGACTACGAGGCCGGCGGCGCGTCCGTCATCTCGGTCCTCACCGAGCAGCGGCGCTTCGGCGGCTCGCTCGCCGACCTGGAGGCCGTCCGCGCCAAGGTCGACATCCCGATCCTGCGCAAGGACTTCATCGTCACCTCCTACCAGCTGTGGGAGGCGCGTGCCTACGGCGCCGACCTCGCGCTGCTGATCGTCGCCGCCCTCGACCAGGAGGCCCTGGTCTCCCTGATCGAGCGCGCCGAGTCCATCGGCCTGACGCCGCTGGTCGAGGCGCACGACGAGGAGGAGGCGGAGCGCGCGGTGGACGCCGGCGCCCGCATCATCGGTGTCAACGCGCGCAACCTGAAGGACCTCAAGGTCGACCGCTCCACCTTCGAGCGCGTCGCCCCCGAGATCCCCGACCGCATCGTCAAGGTCGCCGAGTCCGGCGTCCGCGGCCCGCACGACCTCATCGCCTACGCCAACGCCGGCGCTGACGCCGTGCTGGTCGGCGAGTCCCTGGTCACCGGCCGCGACCCGCGCGCCGCCGTCGCCGACCTGGTCGCCGCCGGCGCCCACCCCGCGCTCCGGCACGGACGGGGCTGA